From Streptomyces griseorubiginosus, one genomic window encodes:
- a CDS encoding Clp protease N-terminal domain-containing protein: MTANPAITSSVRLDDLISAIKKVHVEPLDQLQDAVIAADHLGEVADHLIGHFVDQARRSGASWTDIGRSMGVTRQAAQKRFVPKESADLSADQGFGRYTPRARHVVMAAHNEAVAAGSAEGRPEHLILGLLAEPEALAAQAIRAQDVLLDSVRQAASAALPPAAEEPPQLVPYGSDAKKVLELTFREALRLGHNYVGTEHLLLALLEFENGEGILSGLGITKPATEQNIAAALAKITQEREDSTDTGA, from the coding sequence ATGACAGCGAATCCCGCCATCACGTCATCCGTACGGCTCGACGACCTGATCTCGGCGATCAAGAAGGTCCATGTCGAGCCCCTCGACCAGCTCCAGGACGCGGTGATCGCCGCGGACCACCTCGGGGAGGTGGCCGACCATCTGATCGGCCACTTCGTGGACCAGGCCCGGCGTTCGGGCGCCTCCTGGACGGACATCGGCCGGAGCATGGGCGTCACCCGGCAGGCGGCGCAGAAGCGGTTCGTGCCGAAGGAGTCCGCCGACCTGAGCGCCGACCAGGGCTTCGGCCGGTACACCCCGCGAGCCCGTCACGTGGTGATGGCCGCCCACAACGAGGCCGTCGCCGCCGGCAGTGCCGAGGGCCGCCCCGAGCACCTGATCCTGGGCCTGCTGGCCGAGCCCGAGGCGCTCGCCGCCCAGGCGATCAGGGCACAGGACGTCCTCCTCGACAGCGTGCGCCAGGCCGCCTCCGCCGCGCTGCCGCCCGCCGCCGAGGAGCCGCCGCAGCTCGTCCCCTACGGCTCGGACGCCAAGAAGGTCCTGGAACTCACCTTCCGTGAGGCCCTGCGCCTCGGCCACAACTACGTCGGCACCGAACACCTCCTGCTCGCCCTGCTGGAGTTCGAGAACGGCGAGGGCATCCTGTCGGGTCTCGGCATCACCAAGCCCGCCACGGAGCAGAACATCGCCGCCGCCCTCGCCAAGATCACGCAGGAGCGCGAGGACAGCACGGACACGGGCGCCTGA
- a CDS encoding bifunctional 3'-5' exonuclease/DNA polymerase — translation MTDRWVLAPAEDGGVELAPLGPDGLPAGPVLREADPAEAVRRRPEVARWVWRSTPEIYPRLLAAGVRVERCYDIEDAETLLLGHAGRSGEPRSAAAALARLRGGPVPPDPPLRSAEPGSQSPLFEPQGVHLPLADLAEVYAGQQRRHDATAHPDRMRLLTAAESAGMLVAAEMNHAGLPWSAETHRRVLHELLGERYAGGGEPRRLAELADEVSEAFGRRVRPDLPADVIKAFAQAGIKVKSTRRWEIESVDHPAVKPLVEYKKLYRIWVAHGWSWLQDWVRDGRFRPEFMAHGTVTGRWVTNGGGALQIPKVIRRAVVADPGWRLVVADADQMEPRVLAAISRDPGLMEVAGRESDLYQSVSDRAFSGDRNQAKIAVLGAVYGQTSGDGLKNLAALRRRFPKAVAYVDEAARAGEEGRLVRTWLGRTCPPAAGAGDAEEAGIPQDDPAGQPATGEDGWVPGYASTNTRARGRFARNFVVQGSAADWALLLLAALRQSCAGMAAELVFFQHDEVIVHCPEEEAEAVVAAIREASALAGRLTFGETPVRFPFTTAVVECYADAK, via the coding sequence ATGACCGACCGCTGGGTTCTCGCCCCGGCCGAGGACGGTGGCGTGGAGCTCGCCCCCCTCGGCCCCGACGGGCTGCCCGCCGGGCCGGTGCTGCGGGAGGCGGATCCGGCCGAGGCCGTACGGCGGCGGCCGGAGGTGGCGCGCTGGGTGTGGCGGTCCACCCCCGAGATCTACCCGCGCCTGCTCGCCGCGGGGGTGCGGGTGGAGCGGTGCTACGACATCGAGGACGCCGAGACCCTCCTGCTGGGCCACGCGGGGCGGTCCGGGGAGCCGCGCTCGGCGGCCGCCGCCCTGGCCCGGCTGCGCGGCGGCCCGGTACCCCCCGACCCTCCCCTGCGCTCCGCCGAACCGGGCTCCCAGTCCCCCCTGTTCGAACCGCAGGGCGTCCATCTCCCGCTGGCCGACCTCGCCGAGGTGTACGCCGGCCAGCAGCGCCGGCATGACGCCACCGCGCACCCCGACCGGATGCGGCTGCTGACGGCCGCCGAGTCGGCGGGGATGCTGGTGGCCGCCGAGATGAACCACGCGGGCCTGCCGTGGAGCGCCGAGACCCACCGCCGGGTGCTGCACGAACTGCTCGGCGAGCGGTACGCGGGCGGCGGCGAGCCCCGGCGCCTCGCCGAACTCGCCGACGAGGTGTCCGAGGCCTTCGGGCGCCGGGTGCGGCCCGATCTGCCCGCCGACGTCATCAAGGCGTTCGCCCAGGCCGGCATCAAGGTGAAGTCCACCCGCCGCTGGGAGATCGAGTCCGTGGACCATCCGGCCGTGAAGCCGCTGGTCGAGTACAAGAAGCTGTACCGCATCTGGGTCGCCCACGGCTGGTCCTGGCTCCAGGACTGGGTACGGGACGGCCGCTTCCGGCCCGAGTTCATGGCCCACGGCACGGTCACCGGCCGCTGGGTCACCAACGGCGGGGGCGCCCTGCAGATCCCCAAGGTGATCCGGCGGGCGGTGGTCGCCGACCCCGGCTGGCGGCTCGTCGTCGCCGACGCCGACCAGATGGAGCCGCGGGTGCTGGCGGCGATCTCCCGTGACCCCGGGCTGATGGAGGTGGCGGGCCGGGAGAGCGACCTGTACCAGTCCGTCTCCGACCGGGCCTTCTCCGGCGACCGCAACCAGGCGAAGATCGCGGTGCTCGGCGCGGTCTACGGCCAGACCTCCGGCGACGGCCTGAAGAACCTCGCCGCGCTCAGACGCCGCTTCCCCAAGGCGGTGGCGTACGTCGACGAAGCGGCCCGCGCGGGCGAGGAGGGCCGGCTGGTGCGGACCTGGCTGGGGCGGACCTGCCCGCCGGCGGCCGGGGCGGGCGACGCGGAGGAGGCGGGGATCCCCCAGGACGACCCGGCGGGACAGCCCGCTACCGGCGAGGACGGCTGGGTGCCCGGGTACGCCTCCACGAACACCCGCGCCCGCGGCCGGTTCGCGCGGAACTTCGTGGTGCAGGGCAGCGCCGCCGACTGGGCCCTGCTGCTGCTCGCCGCGCTGCGGCAGTCCTGTGCGGGGATGGCGGCCGAGCTGGTCTTCTTCCAGCACGACGAGGTGATCGTGCACTGTCCCGAGGAGGAGGCCGAGGCGGTCGTGGCGGCGATCCGGGAGGCCTCGGCACTGGCCGGACGGCTGACCTTCGGGGAGACGCCGGTGCGGTTCCCGTTCACGACGGCGGTGGTGGAGTGCTATGCGGACGCGAAGTGA